Sequence from the Oceanispirochaeta sp. genome:
TGCAGATAAACCTGCGAAGTTCTACCTTCTTTCAGGTCCGGCACATAAGGCATATCCCTCGAAATGGATACCACTCTCAGAGACTAAAAAAGTTCATCTTGGTTCCCTTGCAGAATCCAATGAAAGAACGATTCATCAGTATGTACATCCGGCCGTTGTTGAAAGCTGCCAACTCTGCATGGGAATGACTCTCCTGGAACCGAACTGTATATGGAATACAATGCCGGTTCACACCCATGAAAGAAGAATGGAAGTTTATATGTATTTTAATATGGAAGCAGATACGGTTGTCTTCCATTTAATGGGTACAGCTGATGAGACACGACATATTGTTATGAGAAATGAAGAAGCCGTTATATCACCAAGCTGGTCTATTCATTCTGGTGCAGGCACAAAAAACTACACATTTATCTGGGGAATGGTTGGAGAAAACCAGACCTTTACCGATATGGATGGCGTAGATATGAAAGACCTTAGATAAGGAGTACAAAATGATATTGGGTCACATTAATCATCTCGATGAATTAAAAACTTACCCGAAAATTATTCAAAAAGCATTACAATATTTAGCTGATACTGATTTTACAAAAATGGAAATCGGAACTTATGAGCTTGACGGCAAGAACCTCTTTGCACTGGTTCAGGAAATGGAAACTGATTCTGTTGTAAACCGAAAACCTGAGTCCCATAGTTTATATGTGGATATTCAATACC
This genomic interval carries:
- the kduI gene encoding 5-dehydro-4-deoxy-D-glucuronate isomerase; translation: MDIRYPVHPEHGKTMDTAKLRKEFLIQNLFVKDQANLTYSHVDRIITAGICPASKSLSLEGGKDLANDYFFERREGGVINIGGSGTIILDGKSFEMDQNDGFYIGMGTKEISFSSQSADKPAKFYLLSGPAHKAYPSKWIPLSETKKVHLGSLAESNERTIHQYVHPAVVESCQLCMGMTLLEPNCIWNTMPVHTHERRMEVYMYFNMEADTVVFHLMGTADETRHIVMRNEEAVISPSWSIHSGAGTKNYTFIWGMVGENQTFTDMDGVDMKDLR